A window of Bacillales bacterium genomic DNA:
AATTTCAATCGGAAACGCTCCTGTCTGCGGTGGTTGATGATACAAATAATATACTACTACGTCTATTTATGCCAAGAGTTTCACACGAATGCGAAAATGAAATGAATTGAATTCGCTGACAGCTAGTGATAGATTGATTAAAACATGCATTGAAGGGGCTAGTCGCCGTGAAAATCGGGTATCGCACGATCAAAACCGCCATGGGTTGCGGAATCTCTATCGGGTTGGCCGAATGGCTGCATCTCGACTATTATCTCTCAGCCGGCATTTTGACGATCCTCTGTATCAAGTCGACGAAAAAAGCTTCGCTGAAAAGCGCGTTCGAGCGGTTTATCGCCTGTATTACAGGAATGGTGTTTGCCAGCGTCTTCTTCCAATTGTTTCCGAGTCATCCGTTGACGGTAACGCTTCTATTGCTCACATTCATTCCGGCAGTGGTCAAGCTGAAAGCGCGTGAAGGTGTCGTCACGAGCTCCGTCATCCTTTTGCATTTTTATACGATCGACAAACTCACCTGGGCATTTCTCGGCAACCAATTGGCCGTGATCATTATTGGCATCGGCGTCGCGCTCTTGCTCAATTCGTACATGCCGAGTCTTGAACGGGAAATCGGAAAATACCGCGAAAAAATCGATGAAAACTTTTCCATCATTTTACGGGAATTCGCTGTGTTTTTACAAAATAAAACGTCCGTCTGGGACGGAAGGCAAATTATCGAAACGGGAGACTTATTGAAAGAAGCGAAAATTCTCGCCGTCAAGGAAATCGACAACCATTTGATCCGCGAAAAAGACAGTTATTATACTTATTTTAAAATGCGCGACGAGCAGTTTCAAATTTTGGAACGGCTCATGCCGATTCTAACATCTCTGGATGACACGAACGAACAAGGAAAGGCGATCGCCGACTTTCTCGAACGATTAAGTGAAAAAGTTTCCCCGAAAAACACCGCACACGTATTTCTGCAAGAATTAAGAACCATGCGTAAAAAATTTCGCGAATCACCGCTGCCGAAAGACCGCATCGAGTTTGAAACCCGCTCCGCCCTTCTCCATTTTACGAATGAAATGGAGCGCTATCTTGAAATCAAGGCCGGTCTCGGCAACCCTGTTTAAAAGGCTGACTCCTTTATTAAATGCCTCGATGTCGTACGCAAAAAAAGACTCACCGTCTCCTTCGAGTCGGTGAGTCTTGTTCTTCCTCTTAATGCAACACTCTTTGTACGTGGCCGCTGAAATGCGAGCTCCAGTACGGATTGCTCATGCTGGCGATAGCCACGCCCGTGCTGCTTTGCGAACCGATGAAACGTCCGCCGCCGATATAAATGCCTACATGGCCGTCACGTTTGTACGTGTTGAAAAATACCATGTCCCCCGGGCGAATTTGCGAGTAAGGAACCCTCGTGCCTTGGTGGCTCAAGCTTGACGTGCTCCAACCAACGTTCACGCCGATTTGGGCATACGCCCAATGAACGAATCCGGAACAGTCGAACACACCGTTGGCGATG
This region includes:
- a CDS encoding aromatic acid exporter family protein, with the protein product MKIGYRTIKTAMGCGISIGLAEWLHLDYYLSAGILTILCIKSTKKASLKSAFERFIACITGMVFASVFFQLFPSHPLTVTLLLLTFIPAVVKLKAREGVVTSSVILLHFYTIDKLTWAFLGNQLAVIIIGIGVALLLNSYMPSLEREIGKYREKIDENFSIILREFAVFLQNKTSVWDGRQIIETGDLLKEAKILAVKEIDNHLIREKDSYYTYFKMRDEQFQILERLMPILTSLDDTNEQGKAIADFLERLSEKVSPKNTAHVFLQELRTMRKKFRESPLPKDRIEFETRSALLHFTNEMERYLEIKAGLGNPV